A section of the Humulus lupulus chromosome 2, drHumLupu1.1, whole genome shotgun sequence genome encodes:
- the LOC133814099 gene encoding uncharacterized protein LOC133814099, which produces MKEVTEQLGRVFSSKETEESVTRQTEYRQEFEDCLSAFTRVLQDVDSVGSNPPVNVLDGFVMRLWKENVDKVGVLSHGIFIIRFHSLAFRDRILGGGYMFFGKKSMVVKPWNSVGDFSKEDITSYLDTIGRFRYQEIELQVEYEWVPIVCQHCSGFGHETQICRKKQQVKVCADQLIHCLAQVPNRAGRFFITFVYGFNEEMARGRLWQDIQRLALQIDDPWMVVGDYNEILYQLERIGKRKNDEQVYSKIDRAMVNSKWTDSFQDSKVVYLPKGIFDHNPILEATSSEDQVSTSWKASVFGTDMFKLVTKLKRLKHVLLDINREGFQDLQQLASAKFAHLHKAYIIFLAQKAKVSWVLNGDENTHIFHASLKARRLQNIILSIKTENGRWVDTPEGVKDAFLGYYQRLLGSNLQHRRKVLQPIVNLGPVISEVHNRILSAELSAQEVKEAIFSISGTKAPGPVASSIRITVELKGLKLFSGSSGLLPNESKSTVYFSGMSEYEARRVLDVSGFTRSELPFRYLGILICSKKKKKSSAECGIILEKMMHKIKQWSTRKLSYMGRATLINSVLLSIHAYWAQIMTLPNKLLRYIEAICRAFLWKGMAVYSGPGLFAWTNICLPKAAGGLGFRNVIDWNIEALGKYVWAIAAKKDNLWVRWIHSVNLSKGDR; this is translated from the exons ATGAAAGAGGTTACTGAACAATTGGGTAGGGTTTTTTCATCTAAGGAGACAGAGGAATCAGTAACACGACAGACTGAGTATCGACAGGAATTTGAGGATTGTTTGAGTGCTTTTACTCGAGTTTTGCAGGATGTGGATTCAG TTGGATCGAATCCTCCAGTCAATGTTCTGGATGGTTTTGTGATGCGTTTATGGAAAGAAAATGTGGATAAGGTAGGAGTACTTTCTCACGGTATTTTCATTATCAGATTCCACTCTCTGGCATTTCGTGATCGGATTCTTGGTGGTGGTTATATGTTCTTTGGGAAAAAATCGATGGTCGTGAAACCTTGGAACTCAGTGGGTGATTTCTCTAAAGAGGATATTACATCCTACTTGGATACAATTGGGAGGTTTAGATATCAA GAAATTGAGCTTCAAGTAGAGTATGAATGGGTTCCTATTGTATGTCAACATTGTTCTGGGTTTGGACATGAAACTCAGATATGCAGGAAGAAACAACAAGTTAA AGTATGTGCTGATCAATTAATACATTGTTTGGCTCAAGTTCCAAATCGGGCAGGAAGATTTTTCATCACCTTTGTCTATGGATTTAATGAGGAAATGGCTCGGGGAAGGTTGTGGCAAGACATTCAGAGGTTGGCTTTACAAATTGATGATCCATGGATGGTGGTGGGAGATTATAATGAGATTCTATATCAGCTTGAAAGAATAGGCAAAAGG AAGAATGATGAACAGGTGTATTCAAAGATTGATCGTGCAATGGTTAATTCGAAGTGGACAGATTCATTTCAGGATTCTAAAGTTGTTTATCTTCCAAAAGGCATTTTTGATCACAACCCTATCCTG GAAGCTActtcttctgaggaccaggttaGTACGAGTTGGAAGGCATCTGTTTTTGGTACTGATATGTTTAAACTGGTTACAAAATTGAAGAGGCTGAAACATGTCCTTTTAGACATTAATAGAGAAGGATTTCAGGATTTACAACAG TTGGCTAGTGCTAAGTTTGCTCATCTCCATAAAgcatatattatatttttggCTCAAAAAGCTAAAGTATCATGGGTGCTTAATGGAGATGAAAACACTCATATTTTCCATGCATCATTGAAAGCTAGAAGATTGCAGAACATAATTTTGTCAATCAAAACTGAGAATGGTCGTTGGGTAGATACACCAGAGGGAGTCAAGGATGCTTTCCTAGGATATTATCAAAGACTATTGGGGTCTAATTTGCAACATAGGAGAAAGGTTTTACAGCCAATAGTGAATTTAGGCCCTGTTATTTCTGAGGTTCACAACCGGATTCTTTCAGCTGAGTTATCAGCTCAAGAAGTTAAAGAAGCCATTTTCTCCATATCAGGGACGAAAGCTCCTGGACCAGTAGCTTCTTCTATCAGGAtaactgtaga GCTTAAAGGCCTTAAACTATTCTCTGGGAGCTCAGGTCTTTTGCCTAATGAGTCCAAATCTACTGTTTACTTTAGTGGTATGAGTGAGTATGAGGCTCGTAGGGTGCTGGATGTTTCGGGTTTCACCAGAAGTGAACTTCCTTTCCGCTACCTTGGTATTCTGAtctgttcaaaaaaaaaaaaaaaatcatctgctGAATGTGGGATCATATTAGAAAAAATGATGCATAAGATCAAACAGTGGAGTACTAGGAAGCTATCATATATGGGAAGAGCTACTTTGATTAATTCAGTGCTCTTATCCATTCATGCTTACTGGGCTCAAATAATGACACTACCAAATAAGCTTTTGAGATATATTGAAGCCATCTGTAGGGCATTTCTTTGGAAAGGAATGGCTGTATATTCGGGGCCTGGTTTATTTGCTTGGACTAATATCTGTCTCCCTAAAGCAGCTGGAGGTTTGGGCTTCAGAAATGTCATTGACTGGAACATAGAGGCTCTGGGAAAGTATGTTTGGGCCATTGCAGCTAAGAAGGATAACTTGTGGGTTAGATGGATTCACAGTGTTAACCTGAGTAAAGGGGACAGGTAG